One genomic region from Vibrio cyclitrophicus encodes:
- a CDS encoding ABC transporter ATP-binding protein, translating to MKDVSALDIKDLHKTFGQNEVLKGISLSAHKGDVVSIIGSSGSGKSTFLRCINLLETPTAGEIWVNGELIQMKNNRQGVSVPANEKQVQRIRSRLAMVFQGFNLWSHLTVLENVIEAPVHVLGVPKAQAIENAELLLKKVGLYERKDYYPGHLSGGQQQRAAIARALAVDPEVMLFDEPTSALDPELVGEVLGVMRDLAEEGRTMLVVTHEMAFARDVSNHVMFLHQGLVEEQGDPAKLFTEPKSERLQQFISSIY from the coding sequence ATGAAAGATGTATCAGCGCTGGACATAAAGGATTTACACAAGACGTTTGGTCAAAATGAAGTTTTAAAGGGAATTTCACTTTCTGCGCATAAAGGCGATGTAGTATCGATTATCGGATCTTCAGGGTCGGGTAAAAGTACTTTCCTTAGATGTATCAATCTTTTAGAGACACCTACTGCTGGCGAGATTTGGGTTAACGGCGAATTAATTCAGATGAAAAACAACCGCCAAGGTGTTTCTGTGCCTGCTAACGAAAAACAAGTACAGCGAATCCGTTCTCGCCTAGCCATGGTTTTTCAGGGTTTTAACCTATGGTCTCACCTGACTGTCCTCGAAAATGTTATTGAAGCACCTGTCCATGTCTTAGGTGTACCTAAAGCTCAAGCGATTGAAAATGCAGAGCTACTGCTTAAAAAAGTAGGTTTGTATGAGCGCAAAGATTACTACCCAGGCCATTTGTCTGGCGGGCAACAACAACGTGCTGCGATTGCAAGAGCGTTAGCCGTTGATCCTGAAGTGATGTTATTCGATGAGCCAACATCGGCGCTTGACCCAGAGCTAGTAGGTGAAGTTCTTGGCGTAATGCGTGACTTAGCAGAAGAAGGAAGAACCATGCTTGTGGTAACACATGAAATGGCTTTTGCTCGTGATGTATCAAACCATGTGATGTTTCTCCATCAAGGTTTAGTGGAAGAACAGGGCGATCCAGCTAAACTGTTTACGGAACCTAAATCTGAACGATTACAACAATTTATCTCTTCGATTTACTAA
- a CDS encoding ABC transporter substrate-binding protein: MKKWLLVAALAATAATGVAQAKEWKTVRFGIEGAYPPFSWTEADGSLKGFDVDMANALCTEMQVQCKIVAQDWDGIIPSLLARKYDAIIAAMSITEERKKKIDFTGKYALIPNKFIAKKGAGLNFDDLSGQKIAVQRATTHDKYLTDNYGDTVEIVRYGSFDEAYLDLANGRVAAVLGDASALEEGVLNKAGGEDYEFVGPSLTDPKWFGEGFGIALRKQDKDLTKQLDAAILSLREKGIYQDIAAKYFNYDVYGQ, from the coding sequence ATGAAAAAGTGGTTATTAGTCGCGGCACTTGCTGCAACTGCTGCAACGGGCGTAGCTCAAGCAAAAGAATGGAAAACAGTACGCTTCGGTATTGAAGGTGCTTATCCTCCATTTAGCTGGACAGAAGCTGATGGTTCACTGAAAGGCTTCGATGTTGATATGGCTAACGCGCTTTGTACTGAAATGCAGGTGCAGTGTAAGATCGTTGCACAAGATTGGGATGGTATTATTCCTTCTTTACTTGCTCGTAAATATGATGCGATCATCGCGGCAATGTCTATCACGGAAGAGCGTAAGAAAAAAATCGATTTCACTGGTAAATACGCACTTATCCCAAATAAGTTCATCGCTAAGAAAGGCGCAGGCCTTAACTTTGACGATCTAAGTGGTCAAAAAATTGCGGTTCAACGTGCAACAACCCACGATAAATACCTGACAGATAACTACGGTGACACAGTAGAAATCGTTCGTTACGGTTCATTCGATGAAGCTTACCTTGATCTAGCAAACGGCCGTGTTGCTGCTGTACTAGGTGATGCATCTGCTCTAGAAGAAGGTGTCCTAAACAAAGCTGGTGGTGAAGACTACGAGTTTGTAGGCCCATCACTAACGGATCCTAAGTGGTTCGGTGAAGGTTTTGGTATTGCTCTACGTAAGCAAGACAAAGATCTGACTAAGCAATTAGATGCGGCAATCCTTTCACTTCGTGAAAAAGGCATCTACCAAGATATCGCTGCTAAATACTTCAACTACGACGTATACGGTCAGTAA
- a CDS encoding ABC transporter permease, translating into MFDLQGYEASILKGAVLTIEVALLSLILAMVLGMLGALAKLAPYRWARAIATLYTTVIRGIPDLVLMMLIFFGGQILLNNSLYSINEWLNEWFTSSDPNHEWTAYLPDYIDVSPFIAGVLTIGFIFGAYMAETFRGAIMAVDSGEMEAAKAYGMGPVLAFRRILLPQMIRHALPGFGNNWLVLLKTTALVSIIGLEDMVRVSALAAGSTKMPFTFYMTVALIFLFFTSVSTGLLKLVERKFSIHAR; encoded by the coding sequence ATGTTTGATTTACAAGGATATGAAGCTTCGATCCTGAAAGGGGCGGTGCTTACAATCGAAGTTGCCTTGCTGTCGCTAATTTTAGCTATGGTTCTTGGTATGCTAGGTGCCTTAGCAAAACTCGCGCCTTATCGTTGGGCTCGCGCTATCGCAACCCTCTATACAACCGTCATTCGAGGCATTCCTGATCTAGTCTTGATGATGCTGATTTTCTTTGGTGGACAAATCCTTCTAAACAACAGTTTGTATTCCATCAATGAATGGCTCAATGAGTGGTTCACATCAAGTGATCCTAACCACGAATGGACCGCTTACTTACCTGATTATATCGATGTCAGCCCATTCATTGCTGGTGTCTTAACCATTGGCTTTATCTTTGGCGCTTACATGGCTGAAACTTTCCGTGGAGCAATCATGGCGGTTGATAGCGGTGAAATGGAAGCAGCAAAAGCTTATGGCATGGGCCCTGTCTTAGCATTCCGCCGTATCCTATTACCGCAAATGATTCGTCACGCATTGCCAGGTTTCGGTAACAACTGGTTGGTTCTACTCAAGACTACCGCGTTGGTTTCCATTATCGGTTTAGAAGATATGGTGCGTGTTAGCGCATTGGCGGCGGGTTCAACCAAAATGCCATTTACCTTCTATATGACAGTGGCACTTATCTTCCTATTCTTCACCAGTGTTTCGACGGGCTTACTTAAGTTGGTTGAACGTAAATTCAGCATCCACGCGAGGTAG
- a CDS encoding ABC transporter permease: MDFSLIIESLPIYLSGLWTTAWMVCVALIIGLCVAIPLAIARNSPNMLINAPAWSFIYFFRGTPLLVQLYLIYYGMDQFFPVKDTLWENAWFCALVAFILNTSAYTAEIIRGAINGLPKGEVEAAKAYGMSTPKTYRRIILPSALRRALPAYSNEVIFMLHGSAVAGIVTIMDLTGAARLVNSRYYAPFESFLTAGLFYMGLTFIIIAIFKFAEKRFLAYLRPLS, translated from the coding sequence ATGGACTTTTCATTGATAATTGAAAGCCTGCCGATTTACCTTAGTGGTTTATGGACAACGGCTTGGATGGTTTGCGTAGCTTTGATCATTGGCTTATGTGTAGCCATACCATTAGCTATCGCTCGTAACAGCCCAAATATGCTGATTAACGCTCCTGCTTGGTCGTTCATCTATTTCTTCCGTGGTACGCCATTATTGGTGCAGTTGTACCTGATTTACTACGGAATGGATCAGTTCTTCCCTGTAAAAGATACACTATGGGAAAATGCATGGTTTTGTGCTTTGGTGGCATTCATCCTTAACACATCGGCATACACAGCTGAAATCATTCGCGGTGCGATTAACGGCTTACCAAAAGGTGAAGTTGAAGCAGCAAAAGCGTATGGCATGAGCACACCTAAGACATACCGACGTATCATTCTGCCAAGTGCATTACGTCGTGCATTACCGGCTTACAGTAACGAAGTTATCTTTATGCTTCACGGCTCAGCCGTTGCAGGTATTGTGACGATTATGGATCTAACGGGTGCAGCTCGTTTGGTTAACTCTCGCTACTATGCTCCGTTTGAATCTTTCCTAACAGCAGGTCTGTTTTACATGGGGTTGACGTTTATCATCATTGCGATTTTCAAATTCGCAGAGAAACGTTTCTTAGCTTACTTAAGACCACTTAGCTAA
- the xthA gene encoding exodeoxyribonuclease III, producing the protein MKVISFNINGLRARLHQLQAIIDKHQPDVIGLQEIKVHDEAFPIADVEAMGYKVYFHGQKAHYGVAMLCKQEPISVQKGFPTDNEDHQKRMIMATFEDENGEKVTVLNGYFPQGDNIKHETKYPYKRQFYKDLMTYLNDYHNKDEQVIVMGDINISPIDADIGIGEPNAKRWLKTGKCSFQPEEREWLKTLMDWGFVDSFRLLHPEVNDQYSWFDYRSKGFVDNRGLRIDVVLATQKLADKCTEAGIDYELRGIEKPSDHAPIWSTFK; encoded by the coding sequence ATGAAAGTAATCAGCTTCAACATCAACGGCCTTAGAGCCCGCCTTCACCAACTGCAAGCTATTATCGACAAACACCAACCCGACGTGATTGGCCTGCAAGAGATAAAAGTACACGATGAAGCCTTCCCAATTGCTGATGTTGAAGCAATGGGCTACAAGGTTTACTTCCACGGTCAAAAAGCCCACTACGGTGTGGCAATGTTGTGTAAGCAAGAGCCTATCTCTGTGCAGAAAGGGTTTCCTACTGACAATGAAGACCATCAAAAGCGTATGATCATGGCGACGTTTGAAGATGAAAATGGTGAGAAGGTGACCGTGCTAAATGGTTACTTCCCTCAAGGGGACAACATCAAGCACGAGACCAAATACCCGTACAAACGCCAGTTCTACAAAGACTTGATGACTTACCTAAATGACTACCACAACAAAGACGAACAAGTCATTGTGATGGGCGACATTAATATCAGCCCTATCGACGCAGACATCGGCATCGGTGAACCTAATGCGAAACGTTGGTTGAAAACAGGTAAGTGCTCTTTCCAACCAGAAGAGCGAGAATGGTTGAAAACACTGATGGATTGGGGTTTTGTGGATAGCTTCCGCTTACTGCACCCTGAAGTAAACGACCAATACTCGTGGTTTGACTACCGCTCGAAAGGTTTCGTGGACAACCGCGGCCTACGAATTGATGTAGTACTTGCGACTCAGAAGCTTGCTGATAAGTGTACTGAAGCAGGCATCGATTACGAACTGCGTGGCATCGAAAAGCCGTCTGACCACGCACCAATTTGGTCGACGTTTAAGTAA
- a CDS encoding S9 family peptidase codes for MRFALTTLAVSVALVAGCSNQGIPTMNHYAQSQLIVQQTQAPVAKKVPHAMTIHGDTRIDDYYWMRDDERQDPEILQHLEQENQYAKTVLKHTEILQEQLFEEIKGRIAKDDNSVPVRKGSYYYSNEVTGDNEYPVHLRAKDFVGTDKQIILDVNKLAKEHEFFSIGGLTVSPNENLLAYGEDTLSRRIYTIKIKDLTTSEYLKDEIKGASSAIAWQNDNQAFYYIKKDPQTLLGYQVYRHVLGTDQASDELIYEETNSAYYTSLSKSKDGEQVYIWHSSTETSGVSVIDANNPKATAEAFYPKEIGIEYSIAKLGDWYYIYTNYQAVNFRLMKVTTKDVHDRSKWVDVIPADDNTQLVDFELFDDHLVYEQRAGGLSTVKVRQLSTGNEFPLEFNDTAFAAYLTSNYELDNSKVRIYYSSLTTPGTYYDFDLSTGESEIKKQTPVLGDFEADNYQSERIMVTARDGKQVPVSLVYRKDLFKKDGTNPIYQYGYGSYGSTMEPTFSSTRLSLLDRGFVYAIAHIRGSEMLGRPWYEDGKKLTKQNTFNDFIDVTKGLVEEGYGAKDKVFAVGGSAGGLLMGAIINQAPELYRGIGAHVPFVDIVTTMLDESIPLTTNEYDEWGNPNDKTYYDYMLGYSPYDNIKVQSYPNMLVTTGLHDSQVQYFEPMKWVAKLREMKTDNNVLLFKTDMEAGHGGASGRFKRLKEYALEYAFFFDLLKTQ; via the coding sequence ATGCGTTTCGCTTTAACCACATTAGCCGTATCGGTCGCACTTGTCGCCGGATGCAGCAATCAAGGAATACCAACCATGAACCATTACGCTCAATCACAACTCATCGTTCAGCAAACTCAAGCACCCGTTGCTAAAAAAGTCCCTCATGCAATGACGATTCATGGTGACACCCGAATCGATGATTACTACTGGATGCGTGATGACGAACGCCAAGATCCAGAGATCTTACAGCACCTAGAGCAAGAGAATCAGTACGCAAAGACCGTGTTGAAACACACGGAAATATTACAAGAACAATTATTCGAAGAGATCAAAGGCCGAATCGCGAAAGACGACAATTCGGTACCGGTTCGAAAAGGCAGCTACTACTACTCGAATGAAGTCACAGGTGACAACGAATACCCAGTTCACTTACGTGCAAAAGACTTTGTAGGCACAGACAAGCAAATCATCTTAGACGTTAACAAACTGGCAAAAGAGCATGAATTCTTCAGTATTGGCGGTTTAACGGTTAGTCCAAACGAAAATTTGTTGGCCTACGGCGAAGATACACTGAGTCGCCGCATTTACACCATCAAGATCAAAGACCTCACAACCAGTGAGTACCTAAAAGACGAAATTAAAGGTGCTTCAAGTGCTATCGCGTGGCAAAACGACAACCAAGCCTTTTACTACATCAAGAAAGATCCACAAACATTGCTAGGTTATCAAGTTTACCGCCACGTTTTAGGCACAGATCAGGCAAGCGATGAGTTAATCTACGAAGAAACCAATAGCGCTTACTACACCTCTTTGAGTAAAAGCAAAGATGGTGAACAGGTCTACATTTGGCACTCGAGCACAGAAACTAGCGGTGTTTCAGTCATAGATGCCAACAACCCAAAGGCTACAGCTGAGGCTTTCTACCCAAAAGAGATCGGCATTGAGTACAGCATCGCTAAGCTAGGTGATTGGTATTACATCTACACCAACTACCAAGCTGTCAACTTCCGTTTGATGAAAGTCACAACCAAAGACGTGCATGACCGCTCAAAATGGGTCGATGTCATCCCAGCAGACGATAATACTCAGCTTGTTGATTTCGAGTTGTTTGATGACCATCTTGTTTACGAGCAACGTGCGGGTGGCTTATCGACAGTGAAAGTTCGCCAACTCTCAACAGGCAACGAGTTCCCACTTGAATTCAACGACACCGCATTTGCCGCTTACCTAACGAGTAACTATGAATTAGATAACTCAAAAGTTCGTATCTATTACAGCAGCTTAACCACACCAGGTACTTATTATGATTTCGACCTAAGTACGGGTGAGTCTGAAATCAAGAAGCAAACACCAGTATTAGGTGATTTCGAAGCAGATAACTATCAATCAGAGCGAATCATGGTTACGGCTCGCGATGGTAAGCAAGTACCTGTCTCTTTGGTTTATCGCAAAGACTTGTTCAAGAAAGACGGCACTAATCCAATCTACCAATATGGTTACGGATCTTACGGATCTACTATGGAACCGACCTTCAGTTCAACTCGCCTAAGCCTACTGGATAGAGGTTTTGTTTATGCAATCGCACATATCCGCGGCTCAGAAATGCTTGGTCGCCCTTGGTATGAAGATGGCAAAAAACTGACCAAACAAAACACGTTCAACGACTTTATTGATGTAACCAAAGGGCTTGTTGAAGAAGGCTACGGCGCAAAAGATAAAGTGTTCGCTGTTGGTGGTTCTGCTGGCGGTCTATTGATGGGAGCAATCATCAACCAAGCACCAGAACTGTACCGTGGTATTGGTGCACATGTTCCGTTTGTAGACATTGTGACAACCATGCTTGATGAATCGATTCCTCTAACCACCAACGAGTATGATGAATGGGGCAACCCAAACGATAAAACCTACTATGACTACATGTTGGGTTACTCACCATACGACAATATAAAAGTGCAAAGCTACCCGAACATGTTGGTAACGACAGGCCTCCATGACTCACAAGTACAGTACTTTGAGCCAATGAAATGGGTCGCGAAGTTGCGTGAGATGAAAACAGACAACAATGTGTTGCTATTCAAAACCGATATGGAAGCCGGTCACGGTGGCGCTTCTGGTCGATTTAAGCGATTGAAAGAATACGCACTTGAATACGCTTTCTTTTTTGATTTACTAAAGACTCAATAG
- the emrD gene encoding multidrug efflux MFS transporter EmrD: protein MSASFPLAKLTFLIAILTAVGQMTQTMYVPSIGQMSGEFLVSASSLQAVMACYLIPYGLSQFVYGPLSDRLGRKPIIVIGLVIYIIGTLVALFAHEYEWFLAGSFIQGLGIGCGGAMSRTLTRDCFEGAELHRANSLISMCVIFSPLMAPVLGGYLTEVFGWRSSYLFLALFGIAVVITMMTSMMETLPRERRKHESVANSYKFVLSDKRFQGFLLVLVATFAGVAVFEAAAGVLLGGVLGLPATTVSLLFVLPIPGYLVGAGLSSYIAQRRTERRVLNVGLVAILVGSTVVLIPGLFGQTTALTLIGGATIYFLGAGILFPAATTGALSPFPFHAGTGGAILGGMQNLGAGIATLLASFFPTQDQLPLGCLMIAMSFIAMLGLHWVNRKPDHSNEMPLAI, encoded by the coding sequence ATGTCTGCCTCGTTTCCATTAGCGAAACTTACCTTTTTAATCGCAATCCTGACTGCCGTAGGTCAAATGACTCAAACGATGTACGTGCCTTCTATCGGTCAGATGTCGGGTGAGTTCTTAGTTTCTGCGTCTTCACTCCAAGCCGTGATGGCGTGTTACCTCATCCCTTATGGTCTGTCACAATTTGTCTACGGCCCTCTTTCTGATCGCTTAGGCCGTAAGCCAATCATCGTGATTGGTTTGGTCATCTACATCATCGGTACTTTGGTGGCATTATTCGCTCACGAATATGAATGGTTCTTAGCGGGTAGCTTTATCCAAGGTTTGGGCATCGGTTGTGGCGGTGCGATGTCTCGAACATTGACTCGCGACTGTTTTGAAGGCGCAGAACTACACCGTGCAAACAGCTTAATTAGCATGTGTGTGATTTTCTCACCATTGATGGCTCCTGTATTGGGTGGTTACCTAACAGAAGTTTTCGGCTGGCGTTCTAGCTACTTGTTCCTTGCGCTGTTTGGCATCGCTGTTGTGATCACCATGATGACGAGCATGATGGAAACACTGCCAAGAGAACGACGCAAGCATGAATCGGTTGCCAACAGCTACAAATTCGTTCTGTCTGACAAACGTTTCCAAGGTTTCTTACTGGTGCTAGTCGCAACATTCGCGGGCGTAGCCGTATTTGAAGCAGCGGCAGGCGTGCTGCTTGGCGGCGTACTTGGATTACCTGCAACTACAGTAAGCTTGTTGTTTGTCTTACCCATTCCGGGTTACTTAGTCGGTGCAGGCCTATCTAGTTACATCGCACAACGTCGTACTGAGCGCCGCGTACTGAATGTTGGTCTAGTTGCTATCTTGGTAGGCTCAACAGTGGTGTTGATACCGGGTCTATTCGGTCAAACAACAGCATTAACTTTGATTGGCGGTGCAACGATTTACTTCTTAGGCGCTGGTATCTTATTTCCAGCTGCAACAACGGGAGCGCTTTCGCCATTCCCATTCCACGCAGGTACAGGGGGCGCGATCCTCGGTGGTATGCAAAACCTAGGCGCTGGCATCGCAACACTATTGGCATCGTTCTTCCCTACTCAAGACCAACTGCCACTCGGTTGCTTGATGATTGCAATGTCATTCATCGCCATGCTTGGTTTACATTGGGTTAACCGTAAACCTGACCATTCAAACGAAATGCCATTGGCTATCTAA
- a CDS encoding methyl-accepting chemotaxis protein: protein MRSLSVQWKITLFAGCCLIITSLSLIGFSIYNATSNQQVIKSQSSESVINKTEQLLASVSQLNAQETQRYVDEAIYRAEMLAASAQFLKNNADENFTPSEELRTALDEMVRRSVLNFDSIQGAYLVFQPDLLDGEDANYVDADYVGSNEKGRFAPYWKVADNGENVLSNVISESILSDGSNSERFYCPLSSGQTCISTPRVVNSGGTTLLTSSISVPILVDEVAIGFLGIDLRLDGLVNVVTQSDQSLFEGAGAVYVVSLDGSVIASDDQSIAVGSNFQSENTNGDLMTDFIFGGEVTTQWSESGEWLLAFAPVFAANQTWGVLFEIPRESVVADASKLDSIISTKVSEGIQTEVIAGVIFILFGLAIIAFASLSIVKPIRQVVDRLNDIASGEGDLTQRLEVKSQDEIGQLSQGFNLFLDKLQHTIKEVIQTTEQVASTTSQAKASASSTRESSESQFKEVDLVATAAEEMTQTAGLVVQNAEVAVDAACEANRSARQGQQVIELSAGEMRKLVERMSSAVPIVEELAKNNGNITEILSVIEGISEQTNLLALNAAIEAARAGEQGRGFAVVADEVRNLASRTQSSVGEIRAVIDKVHAGTQDVVEAIQEGNILANDTALHVQNAVEDLGSIFTSIEEISDMNSQIVRAAEEQQSVSGEVNQSVVNIRDLSAKILDQAAASEQVGSEIEQLSQQQQKLVNQFKV, encoded by the coding sequence ATGCGCTCTCTATCGGTACAGTGGAAAATTACTCTGTTTGCAGGCTGCTGCTTAATCATTACTTCACTGTCTCTTATTGGTTTCTCGATCTATAACGCAACGAGTAATCAACAAGTCATCAAATCTCAAAGTTCAGAGTCGGTTATTAACAAAACCGAGCAGCTTTTGGCGTCGGTTTCTCAACTCAATGCTCAAGAAACACAACGTTATGTCGACGAAGCTATCTATCGCGCTGAGATGTTAGCTGCCAGTGCTCAGTTTTTAAAGAACAATGCTGACGAAAACTTTACGCCAAGTGAAGAGTTACGTACGGCATTAGATGAAATGGTGCGTCGTTCAGTTCTTAATTTTGACTCAATTCAAGGTGCATATTTAGTTTTCCAACCTGATTTACTTGATGGTGAAGATGCTAATTATGTCGATGCTGATTATGTTGGATCTAACGAAAAAGGTCGTTTTGCACCGTACTGGAAGGTAGCTGACAATGGTGAGAATGTTCTTTCGAACGTAATTTCAGAATCTATATTGAGTGATGGTAGCAATAGTGAACGCTTTTATTGCCCATTGTCATCGGGTCAAACATGTATCAGCACCCCAAGAGTGGTAAACAGTGGCGGTACAACGTTACTTACTTCTTCAATCTCAGTGCCTATTTTGGTTGATGAGGTTGCTATTGGTTTCTTAGGAATCGATTTAAGGCTTGATGGTTTGGTTAATGTGGTGACTCAATCTGATCAAAGCTTGTTTGAAGGTGCAGGCGCGGTTTACGTTGTGAGTCTAGATGGTTCCGTTATCGCTTCTGATGATCAAAGCATTGCTGTTGGTTCCAACTTCCAAAGTGAAAACACAAATGGAGACTTGATGACCGACTTTATATTCGGTGGTGAAGTGACGACTCAGTGGAGTGAGAGTGGTGAGTGGTTACTCGCATTCGCGCCTGTTTTCGCAGCCAACCAAACTTGGGGTGTGTTGTTTGAAATCCCGCGTGAGAGTGTGGTCGCTGATGCGAGCAAATTGGATTCAATCATTAGTACTAAAGTAAGCGAAGGTATCCAAACGGAAGTCATTGCTGGCGTCATCTTTATTCTTTTTGGTTTAGCTATTATCGCATTTGCTTCATTGTCTATTGTTAAGCCTATCCGACAGGTAGTCGACAGGCTCAATGATATTGCTTCTGGTGAAGGTGATTTGACTCAGCGTTTAGAAGTGAAATCTCAAGACGAAATTGGTCAGTTATCGCAAGGGTTTAACCTGTTCTTAGACAAGCTTCAGCACACGATTAAAGAAGTGATTCAAACTACTGAGCAAGTCGCGAGTACGACAAGTCAAGCTAAGGCATCAGCATCGAGTACACGTGAAAGCAGTGAATCTCAATTTAAAGAAGTCGATCTAGTGGCAACAGCCGCAGAAGAGATGACTCAGACCGCTGGCTTAGTGGTACAAAATGCAGAAGTTGCAGTTGATGCTGCTTGTGAAGCGAATCGTTCTGCTCGACAAGGGCAACAAGTCATCGAACTCTCAGCTGGAGAAATGAGAAAGCTGGTGGAGCGTATGTCGAGTGCTGTTCCTATTGTTGAAGAGTTAGCTAAAAATAATGGTAACATCACCGAAATCTTAAGTGTTATTGAAGGGATCTCTGAGCAAACTAACTTGCTAGCCTTGAATGCTGCTATTGAGGCGGCTCGTGCTGGCGAACAAGGTCGAGGCTTTGCTGTTGTTGCGGATGAGGTAAGAAACCTCGCAAGTCGCACACAGTCATCGGTTGGTGAGATCAGAGCGGTGATCGACAAGGTTCATGCTGGAACTCAAGATGTTGTCGAAGCGATACAAGAAGGTAATATCTTAGCCAACGATACTGCGTTACATGTTCAAAATGCAGTTGAAGATCTTGGTTCGATTTTCACTTCAATTGAAGAGATCAGCGATATGAATAGCCAGATCGTGAGAGCAGCAGAAGAACAGCAATCTGTTTCAGGTGAAGTGAATCAAAGTGTGGTTAACATACGTGACTTAAGCGCGAAGATCTTGGATCAAGCCGCAGCTTCTGAGCAAGTGGGTAGTGAAATCGAGCAACTATCTCAACAGCAACAGAAATTGGTGAATCAGTTCAAGGTCTAG
- the ltrA gene encoding group II intron reverse transcriptase/maturase: MRVYYSLYGHLLNKERLYKGFKKVKKAKGAAGIDEQSLSNYAENLSDNLDQLLSELKTKQYKPQPVKRVEIPKEDGGVRLLGIPTVRDRVVQQALNDILTPIFEEQFHPSSFGYRPNRSCHDAINKSTMFIRRYGLQHVVDMDLSKCFDKLDHELIIKSIRKRVTDSSVLELIKQFLKSGVMIDGSWQETELGSPQGGVISPLIANIYLDAFDQEMRKRGHRIVRYADDILIFCRSKAGAENALAQATKILEGELKLTVNQTKSHIAHSSDGVKFLGVEIGSQFTRIQTKKLKVFKSKLKRMTKRGCGKPLEQVIKDLNPVLRGFSQYFRITNSSREFSRLAGWLRRRLRSIQLKLWKKPQRLHRKLKQLGYKPPFQHISMTSWVSAASPLSSYAMPNQWFNDQGLVNLGTIRTGYVFSQYAEWKCA; the protein is encoded by the coding sequence GTGCGAGTTTATTACAGCTTATATGGTCATCTACTCAACAAAGAGAGGCTGTATAAAGGGTTTAAAAAGGTAAAGAAAGCGAAAGGCGCGGCTGGAATAGATGAGCAGAGCCTGAGCAACTACGCCGAAAATCTGAGTGATAACCTCGATCAACTCCTCTCTGAACTTAAAACCAAGCAATACAAACCTCAGCCAGTCAAACGGGTAGAGATACCCAAAGAAGACGGAGGGGTGCGATTGCTCGGGATCCCAACAGTTAGGGATAGAGTTGTCCAACAAGCGCTCAACGATATCCTCACCCCCATCTTCGAAGAGCAATTTCACCCATCAAGTTTTGGGTATAGGCCGAATCGAAGCTGTCACGATGCAATCAACAAATCCACGATGTTCATCCGGCGTTACGGGTTACAACACGTTGTAGATATGGACTTGTCGAAGTGCTTTGACAAACTCGACCACGAGTTGATTATCAAAAGCATCAGAAAACGAGTCACAGATAGCAGTGTATTAGAGCTGATAAAACAGTTTCTAAAAAGTGGGGTGATGATAGACGGTAGTTGGCAGGAGACAGAGCTAGGAAGTCCACAAGGTGGTGTTATCAGTCCTTTGATAGCCAATATCTACCTTGATGCGTTCGATCAGGAAATGCGAAAGCGCGGCCATAGGATCGTTCGTTATGCGGATGACATACTCATCTTCTGTCGTAGCAAGGCAGGGGCAGAGAATGCCCTTGCACAAGCGACGAAGATCTTAGAAGGAGAGCTTAAACTCACAGTGAACCAGACGAAATCACATATAGCGCACAGCAGTGATGGCGTGAAGTTTTTAGGTGTAGAAATCGGGAGTCAATTTACCCGCATTCAAACTAAAAAACTGAAAGTGTTCAAAAGCAAGTTAAAGCGAATGACGAAGCGAGGGTGCGGTAAGCCACTTGAGCAAGTCATAAAAGATCTAAACCCAGTGTTAAGAGGGTTCAGCCAATACTTCAGGATCACCAATAGCAGCAGGGAGTTCTCAAGACTAGCAGGATGGCTACGAAGAAGACTGCGTAGTATCCAGTTGAAACTTTGGAAGAAGCCTCAACGCTTACATCGAAAGTTAAAACAGTTAGGGTATAAGCCGCCGTTCCAGCATATCTCAATGACAAGTTGGGTCAGTGCAGCGAGTCCACTATCAAGCTATGCGATGCCAAATCAATGGTTTAATGACCAAGGATTGGTAAATCTTGGGACAATAAGGACAGGGTATGTGTTCAGCCAATATGCTGAATGGAAGTGTGCATGA